In Onychomys torridus unplaced genomic scaffold, mOncTor1.1, whole genome shotgun sequence, a single window of DNA contains:
- the LOC118575236 gene encoding putative olfactory receptor 52P1, translated as MTSTLAQTMGSPNHTDRDPSLFFLLGIPGLEKFHMWLSLPVCCLGTATIVGNITILVVVATEPALHKPVYLFLCMLSTIDLAASFSTVPKLLAILWYGAGHISASACLAQMFFIHAFCMMESTVLLAMAFDRYVAICHPLRYSTILTDTIIARIGVVAMMRGSLLMLPCPFLIGRLSFCQSHVIPHTYCEHMAVVKLACGDTRPNRVYGLTAALLVIGVDLFCIGLSYALIAQAVLRLSSQEVRSKALGTCGSHVCIILISYTPALFSFFTHRFGHHVPLHIHILLANVYLLFPPALNPMVYGVKTREIRERVAKVFQWGQGTGIKPSK; from the coding sequence ATGACCAGCACTTTAGCCCAGACCATGGGGTCTCCTAATCACACAGATCGGGatccttccctcttctttctcctgggcATCCCAGGTCTAGAGAAATTCCATATGTGGCTCTCACTTCCAGTGTGCTGTCTGGGCACAGCAACAATTGTGGGCAATATAACCATCTTGGTTGTTGTTGCCACAGAGCCAGCCTTGCACAAACCTGTGTACCTTTTCCTGTGCATGCTCTCAACTATCGATTTGGCTGCCTCCTTCTCCACAGTACCCAAGCTACTGGCTATTCTCTGGTATGGAGCTGGACAtatctctgcttctgcctgcctGGCACAGATGTTTTTCATTCACGCCTTTTGCATGATGGAGTCCACGGTGCTGTTGGCCATGGCCTTtgatcgctatgtggccatctgccacCCACTCCGCTATTCTACCATCCTCACTGACACCATCATTGCTCGCATTGGGGTGGTAGCTATGATGAGAGGCTCCCTGCTAATGCTTCCATGTCCCTTCCTCATTGGTCGTCTGAGCTTCTGCCAAAGCCATGTGATCCCACACACATACTGTGAGCATATGGCCGTGGTGAAGCTGGCATGTGGAGACACCAGGCCCAACCGTGTGTATGGGTTGACAGCCGCACTGTTGGTCATTGGGGTTGATTTATTCTGCATTGGTCTCTCCTATGCCCTCATTGCACAAGCAGTGCTTCGTCTCTCTTCCCAAGAAGTCCGGTCCAAGGCCCTAGGCACCTGTGGCTCCCATGTCTGCATCATCCTCATCTCTTACACACCAgccctcttctccttttttacACACCGCTTTGGCCACCATGTCCCACTCCACATTCATATTCTTTTAGCAAATGTCTATCTGCTTTTCCCACCAGCTCTTAACCCGATGGTATACGGAGTGAAGACCAGGGAGATTCGTGAAAGGGTTGCCAAGGTGTTTCAGTGGGGACAAGGAACTGGGATCAAACCATCTAAGTAA